The genomic segment GCCGCCGACATCGTGACCGGCTCGACGCCGCTGGTCGATCCCGCCGCTTACAGCCACAAGCGCATGATCGACGGCCGTCGGCTCGCGCCGGTCAGCCCGTTCTGAGGCGGGCATGACGGTTCTCTACAAGGCCAACATGGTGCGCGGCGCCGAGTGGGCGCGCTTCTTCGCGGAACGCGCGCCCGACATCCCGTTCCGGCTCTGGCCCGACATCGGCGATCCCGCCAACGTGCGCTATCTCGTGGCCTGGGTGCCGCCGGACGACATCGCGACGACGTTCCCGAATCTGGAGCTGGTCTTCTCGGTCGGTGCCGGCGTCGATCAGTTCGACATCACCAGGTTGCCGCCGCATGTTCCGCTGGTCCGCATGATGGAGCCTGGCATCACCGATCGCATGGTCGAATATGCCTGCATGTCGGTGCTGGCGCTGCATCGCGATCTCGTGCAGTTCATCGCCCAGCAGCGCGATCAAGTCTGGCGCGAGCTTCCGGCGACGTACACGAGCGAGCGGCGTGTCGGCGTGATGGGGCTCGGCCAACTCGGCCAGGCGGTGCTGGAACGGCTCAAGACGTTCGGCTTTCCGCTCTCGGGGTGGAATCGTTCGCCGCGCGAGATCGAAGGCGTCACCTGTTATGCGGGCGCCGACTCGTTACCGGATTTCCTGGGGCAGAGCGACATTCTGGTCTGCCTGCTGCCGTTGACCTCGGAGACGCGCGGCATCCTCAACGCAGAGCTGTTCGTGCGCCTGCCGCGCGGTGCCCGGCTGCTCAATGTCGGGCGGGGCGGGCATCTG from the Bradyrhizobium sp. WBAH42 genome contains:
- a CDS encoding glyoxylate/hydroxypyruvate reductase A encodes the protein MTVLYKANMVRGAEWARFFAERAPDIPFRLWPDIGDPANVRYLVAWVPPDDIATTFPNLELVFSVGAGVDQFDITRLPPHVPLVRMMEPGITDRMVEYACMSVLALHRDLVQFIAQQRDQVWRELPATYTSERRVGVMGLGQLGQAVLERLKTFGFPLSGWNRSPREIEGVTCYAGADSLPDFLGQSDILVCLLPLTSETRGILNAELFVRLPRGARLLNVGRGGHLVEVDLIAALDSGALSAAVLDVAEPEPLPAGHPFWSHPRILLTPHIASTTKPETAVGYVLDTIARHRRGEALPGLVDRKRGY